One window of Rubrivirga sp. SAORIC476 genomic DNA carries:
- a CDS encoding glycosyltransferase family 2 protein: protein MPDDAPRIAFAVPVYNGARYLPEALAALQAQTETRWVAVVTDNASTDDTAAIVRRASVEDPRIRYHRNPTNLGANGNFNRSMALAVETGAPAVKWAAHDDRPRPEYVARCLDALDARPEAIGVHTAIMLVDDDGAPYPYDATRGGFADGEGVWAWTRETQVAFADPDPGVRLLRFLRDKAGQWLIYAVFRSDAVAATRPLTMPGVEDAFCAELLLRGPLAFVEDPLFEQRHHARSARHLSRRDYIEYETGVRPTGLMLPSAGRAVEFARAIQRAPLAGAGRRSAWSALARFAVGPERLRNLVVPGPNNYFGLGAG from the coding sequence GTGCCTGACGACGCCCCCCGCATCGCCTTCGCTGTGCCCGTCTACAATGGCGCGCGGTACCTGCCCGAGGCGCTGGCCGCGCTCCAGGCCCAGACCGAGACGCGCTGGGTCGCCGTCGTCACCGACAACGCGTCGACCGACGACACGGCTGCCATCGTGCGGCGCGCGTCGGTGGAGGACCCGCGGATCCGCTACCACCGCAACCCGACCAACCTCGGGGCCAACGGCAACTTCAACCGGTCGATGGCGCTCGCCGTGGAGACCGGAGCTCCCGCTGTGAAGTGGGCGGCCCATGACGACCGCCCCCGGCCGGAGTACGTTGCACGCTGCCTTGATGCCCTCGACGCCCGCCCCGAGGCCATCGGGGTCCACACCGCGATCATGCTCGTCGACGACGACGGCGCGCCCTACCCGTACGACGCCACACGTGGCGGCTTCGCAGACGGTGAGGGCGTCTGGGCATGGACGCGGGAGACCCAGGTGGCCTTCGCCGACCCGGACCCCGGTGTGCGCCTGCTCCGGTTTCTCCGGGACAAAGCGGGCCAGTGGCTCATCTACGCCGTCTTCCGCTCTGACGCCGTCGCCGCGACGCGCCCTCTCACGATGCCCGGCGTTGAGGATGCGTTCTGCGCCGAACTCCTGTTGCGAGGGCCGCTGGCGTTTGTCGAGGACCCGTTGTTCGAGCAGCGCCACCATGCCCGGAGCGCGCGGCACCTGTCGCGGCGCGACTACATCGAGTACGAGACGGGCGTCCGCCCGACGGGCCTGATGCTGCCGTCGGCAGGGCGGGCAGTCGAGTTCGCTCGTGCGATCCAGCGCGCCCCGCTCGCAGGGGCTGGCCGACGCTCGGCGTGGAGCGCGCTCGCACGCTTCGCGGTGGGGCCGGAGCGTCTCCGCAACCTGGTGGTCCCCGGACCCAACAACTACTTCGGCCTCGGGGCGGGGTAG
- a CDS encoding stage II sporulation protein M, translating into MREAVFVRRRAPTWRAMEALLDADAPADPDALADAYVRLGDDLAYAKTFFPGSAAAAYLNDLSAQAHARIYRNRREERGRLVRFWTHEVPLAVYEARGALLASLLLFLGAVGVGILSSMGDGSFARLILGDAYVNMSQANVEAGDPFAVYKDARELDMVLGIAFNNVRVSFVAFAGVLPGAPVPGASVGTGWILISNGIMVGTFAHLFGAEGLTLEWLRVVMIHGTLELAAIVIAGGAGLTMWNALLLPGTYPRMTALRRGARRGVTIIVGLVPVFLIAALLEGVVTRRTEMPLAASLFVILGSLAALVGYFVVLPALRGRASHA; encoded by the coding sequence GTGCGCGAAGCCGTCTTCGTCCGCCGCCGCGCCCCCACGTGGCGCGCGATGGAAGCCCTCCTCGACGCCGACGCCCCGGCCGACCCCGACGCGCTGGCCGACGCCTACGTCCGCCTCGGCGACGACCTCGCCTACGCCAAGACGTTCTTCCCCGGCTCCGCGGCGGCGGCCTACCTGAACGACCTCTCGGCGCAGGCCCACGCCCGGATCTACCGCAACCGCCGCGAGGAGCGCGGGCGGCTCGTCCGCTTCTGGACGCACGAGGTCCCGCTGGCCGTCTATGAGGCGCGCGGTGCGCTGCTGGCGTCGCTGCTGCTGTTCCTGGGCGCCGTCGGCGTCGGCATTCTCTCCTCGATGGGGGATGGGTCGTTCGCCCGCCTCATCCTGGGCGACGCCTACGTCAACATGTCCCAGGCGAACGTCGAGGCGGGCGACCCCTTCGCGGTCTACAAGGACGCCCGCGAGCTGGACATGGTGCTGGGTATCGCGTTCAACAACGTCCGGGTGTCGTTCGTGGCCTTCGCGGGGGTGCTCCCGGGGGCTCCCGTACCCGGCGCGTCGGTGGGCACCGGCTGGATCCTGATCTCGAACGGCATCATGGTCGGCACGTTCGCCCACCTGTTCGGCGCCGAGGGGCTCACGCTGGAGTGGCTCCGCGTGGTCATGATCCACGGCACGCTGGAGCTGGCCGCCATCGTGATCGCGGGCGGCGCCGGACTGACCATGTGGAACGCCCTCCTCCTGCCCGGCACCTACCCCCGCATGACCGCCCTCCGGCGCGGCGCCAGGCGGGGCGTGACCATCATCGTCGGCCTCGTGCCCGTCTTCCTGATCGCGGCGCTCCTCGAAGGCGTCGTCACCCGGCGCACCGAGATGCCGCTCGCCGCGAGCCTGTTCGTGATCCTGGGCTCGCTCGCCGCGCTCGTCGGATATTTCGTCGTCCTCCCGGCCCTCCGCGGCCGCGCCTCCCATGCCTGA
- a CDS encoding DUF4129 domain-containing protein, which translates to MDLSEPGPAPLQPAVPLAADTLRPSPAPAILDAYRADPDFQYDRPQAEGPSLWERFWRWVYRTVLAPLFENTSARAREWVLIALAVGILGWVLSRLLQAEGSGVFGRSAPAGGVGGPLLDADDIAEVDLHTRLADALAQADHREAVRVRYLLLLQALDAAGAIAWRRDKTNRQYVTEVAAADADHAPLFTRATRVFDAVWYGERPVSPALYAELAPLFDGASPRAA; encoded by the coding sequence TTGGACCTCTCGGAGCCCGGTCCCGCGCCACTCCAGCCCGCCGTGCCGCTCGCGGCCGACACGCTCCGCCCGAGTCCCGCCCCCGCCATCCTCGACGCGTACCGCGCCGACCCCGACTTTCAGTACGACCGCCCACAGGCCGAGGGGCCGTCCCTCTGGGAGCGGTTCTGGCGCTGGGTCTACCGGACCGTTCTGGCGCCCCTCTTCGAGAACACGTCCGCCCGCGCCCGCGAGTGGGTCCTGATCGCGCTCGCCGTCGGCATCCTCGGGTGGGTGCTGTCGCGCCTGCTGCAGGCCGAGGGCAGCGGCGTGTTCGGCCGGAGCGCGCCCGCCGGCGGCGTCGGCGGCCCGCTGCTCGACGCCGACGACATCGCGGAGGTGGACCTGCACACCCGACTGGCCGACGCATTGGCGCAGGCCGACCACCGCGAGGCCGTCCGCGTGCGCTACCTGCTGCTGCTCCAGGCGCTCGACGCGGCGGGCGCCATCGCATGGCGCCGCGACAAGACCAACCGCCAGTACGTCACCGAGGTGGCCGCGGCCGACGCCGACCACGCGCCGCTGTTCACGCGCGCCACCCGCGTCTTCGACGCCGTCTGGTACGGCGAGCGGCCCGTCTCGCCCGCCCTCTACGCCGAGCTGGCCCCCCTCTTCGACGGCGCTTCCCCCCGAGCCGCGTGA
- a CDS encoding DUF4350 domain-containing protein, whose product MSVRGYLLLLAALVAALVAVQLAQPQPLDLRVRLERSGDAPFDAEVFFASLPEWLGQPVEPVGVPAFERLEDSTLTGLTYLVLAESVQPDAAEAARLLRFVEAGNTLVVLTHLLEGPLAAGLLPPDTTRRGPEADLPVPDGLDLDVPESAVLVDSYYGDYSTFEGFAQGVTQGALEPDTLRLGAPGVRGDYVFPVEVSGHEVVGLDPARSEILGTAVWSWENGDVDEMVTLARIRHGRGEVLVSSTPLALSNAALTGDGDGPAYAAALVAALPDQPVLWDDYQKPYRENAQTPLRFVLQTPALRGAYLLLLLAGVLYVAFRGRRWQRAVPVVAPPPNAQREFARTVGRLHFLHRDDRALAHRMDAHVRDRLRSDLRLTEPALDDETARLAAARAGVPEAEALALFAALRRVRHRPDADDLVRLDARVARFFRHV is encoded by the coding sequence GTGAGCGTCCGAGGCTACCTCCTGCTCCTCGCCGCGCTCGTGGCCGCGCTTGTCGCGGTCCAACTGGCCCAGCCGCAGCCCCTCGACCTACGGGTCCGCCTGGAGCGCAGCGGCGACGCGCCGTTCGACGCCGAGGTGTTCTTCGCGTCCCTGCCCGAGTGGCTCGGCCAGCCCGTCGAGCCGGTCGGCGTCCCGGCCTTCGAGCGGCTCGAAGACTCCACCCTGACCGGCCTGACCTACCTCGTCCTCGCGGAGTCGGTCCAGCCCGACGCCGCCGAGGCCGCGCGCCTGCTCCGGTTCGTGGAGGCCGGCAACACGCTCGTCGTGCTGACCCACCTCCTCGAGGGGCCCCTCGCCGCCGGACTCCTCCCCCCTGACACCACCCGCCGCGGGCCCGAGGCAGACCTACCGGTGCCCGACGGCCTCGACCTCGACGTGCCGGAGAGCGCCGTCCTCGTCGACTCCTACTACGGCGACTACAGCACCTTCGAGGGCTTCGCCCAGGGCGTCACCCAGGGAGCCCTCGAGCCCGACACGCTCCGCCTCGGCGCCCCCGGCGTCCGCGGCGACTACGTCTTCCCGGTCGAGGTGAGCGGCCACGAGGTCGTCGGCCTCGACCCCGCCCGCAGCGAGATCCTCGGCACCGCCGTCTGGTCCTGGGAGAACGGTGACGTGGACGAGATGGTCACCCTCGCCCGCATCCGCCACGGCAGGGGAGAGGTCCTCGTCTCCTCGACCCCGCTGGCCCTCTCCAACGCCGCCCTCACTGGCGACGGCGACGGCCCCGCCTACGCCGCGGCCCTGGTCGCCGCCCTCCCCGACCAGCCCGTCCTCTGGGACGATTACCAGAAGCCCTACCGCGAGAACGCCCAGACGCCCCTCCGCTTCGTCCTCCAGACGCCCGCGCTCCGGGGCGCGTACCTGCTGCTGCTGCTCGCGGGCGTGCTCTACGTCGCCTTCCGCGGGCGCCGCTGGCAGCGCGCCGTGCCCGTCGTCGCGCCGCCGCCCAACGCCCAGCGCGAGTTCGCGAGGACCGTCGGCCGCCTCCACTTCCTCCACCGCGACGACCGGGCCCTGGCCCACCGCATGGACGCCCACGTCCGCGACCGCCTCCGGTCGGACCTCCGACTCACCGAGCCCGCCCTCGACGACGAGACCGCCCGCCTGGCTGCCGCCCGTGCGGGCGTCCCAGAGGCCGAGGCCCTCGCCCTCTTCGCCGCCCTCCGCCGCGTGCGCCATCGCCCCGACGCCGACGACCTCGTCCGCCTCGACGCCCGCGTCGCCCGTTTCTTCCGGCACGTCTGA
- a CDS encoding MoxR family ATPase — protein sequence MSDPTDDTSRPSDVTPDPSAGAPRAFGEAPHASAEASRASAEASRASAEASRASAEASHASGEAPHASGEAHHLLHNADPFASTADLAPVAEAVEKLRAAIGTLVVGQHGLVDELVACLLAGGHALIEGVPGVAKTLTAKLLARASGLDYARIQFTPDLMPADVLGTSVFSPATRTFEFHPGPIFAQLVLIDEINRAPAKTQAALFETMEEQQATIDGVTHPLPDPFMVVATQNPIEHEGTYRLPEAQLDRFLFKVVVDYPSEAEEVEMLTRFQAFGGALDEDRVSAVVDADALRAAQAAVREVRVEEPVLRYAAAIVAATRRHPALTLGGSPRATLALVRGGKAVAAMSGRDFATPDDLRTIVAPALRHRILLTAEREIEGVRPETVLKRIVEEIEVPR from the coding sequence ATGTCCGACCCCACCGACGACACGTCCCGTCCCTCCGACGTCACCCCCGATCCCTCCGCCGGGGCTCCCCGTGCCTTCGGCGAGGCTCCCCACGCCTCCGCCGAGGCTTCCCGCGCCTCCGCCGAGGCTTCCCGCGCCTCCGCCGAGGCTTCCCGCGCCTCCGCCGAGGCTTCCCACGCCTCCGGCGAGGCTCCCCATGCCTCCGGCGAGGCTCACCATCTCCTTCACAATGCCGACCCGTTCGCTTCCACCGCCGACCTCGCGCCCGTCGCCGAGGCCGTCGAGAAGCTCCGCGCCGCCATCGGGACCCTCGTCGTCGGGCAGCACGGACTGGTGGACGAACTCGTGGCGTGCCTGCTCGCCGGCGGCCACGCGCTCATCGAGGGCGTCCCCGGCGTCGCCAAGACGCTCACCGCCAAGCTCCTCGCCCGCGCCTCCGGCCTCGACTACGCCCGCATCCAGTTCACGCCCGACCTGATGCCCGCCGACGTGCTCGGCACGAGCGTGTTCTCGCCCGCCACGCGCACCTTCGAGTTCCACCCCGGCCCCATCTTCGCCCAGCTCGTCCTCATCGACGAGATCAACCGCGCGCCCGCCAAGACGCAGGCGGCGCTGTTCGAGACGATGGAGGAGCAGCAGGCGACCATCGACGGTGTCACGCACCCGCTTCCGGACCCGTTCATGGTGGTCGCCACCCAGAACCCCATCGAACACGAGGGCACCTACCGCCTGCCCGAGGCTCAGCTCGACCGTTTCCTGTTCAAGGTCGTCGTCGACTACCCGTCCGAGGCGGAGGAGGTCGAGATGCTGACCCGCTTCCAGGCCTTCGGTGGCGCCCTGGACGAGGACCGCGTCTCCGCTGTCGTCGACGCCGACGCGCTCCGTGCCGCCCAGGCGGCCGTGCGCGAGGTCCGCGTCGAAGAGCCGGTGCTCCGCTACGCCGCCGCCATCGTCGCCGCCACCCGCCGCCACCCGGCCCTCACGCTCGGCGGTAGCCCGCGCGCCACGCTCGCGCTCGTCCGCGGCGGAAAGGCCGTCGCCGCCATGTCCGGCCGCGACTTCGCCACGCCAGACGACCTGCGCACCATCGTCGCCCCGGCCCTCCGTCATCGCATCCTGCTCACCGCCGAGCGCGAGATCGAGGGCGTCCGCCCGGAGACGGTCCTGAAGCGGATCGTGGAGGAGATCGAGGTGCCGCGATAG
- a CDS encoding DUF58 domain-containing protein: MLGLAVAFVVAFFWAPLLPAVQVGVGVLGVLVVADTLLLWGTRGGVEADRAVPDKLSMGDPNEIAVTVRSRYRFRLSARVIDEVPVQFQERGDGAVLAVPPRGEARHTYTLRPTRRGAYGFGRLLVYASSPLGLLARRFEAVEGGEAVVYPSILQMKRYAFLAESDRLREVGVKRVRRRGHTMEFDQLRPYVAGDDRRSINWKATARRSAHEPRLMVNTYQDEREQPVVVALDMGRTMRSPFEGMTLLDHAVNAALVLLNTALLTSDRAGLVAFDKEVGAVVRPDRKRGQLAALLDALYRLDPGYQDPSFEGLYATLRGRLGQRSLVLLLTNFDTVTGLERQLPYLRRIARSHRLVVVLFENTGIRGLLAAKAERLEDVYVKATAEALAVEKREIARVLERHGIGSLLTTPEHLTVDAVNKYLQIKAQGTF, translated from the coding sequence ATGCTCGGCCTCGCCGTGGCTTTCGTGGTCGCGTTCTTCTGGGCGCCGCTGCTGCCCGCGGTCCAGGTCGGCGTCGGCGTGCTGGGCGTGCTCGTCGTGGCCGACACGCTCCTGCTGTGGGGCACCCGCGGCGGCGTCGAGGCGGACCGGGCCGTGCCGGACAAGCTGTCGATGGGGGACCCCAACGAGATCGCGGTCACCGTGCGGAGTCGCTACCGCTTCCGGCTCTCGGCGCGCGTGATCGACGAGGTGCCGGTCCAGTTCCAGGAGCGCGGCGACGGCGCCGTGCTGGCCGTCCCGCCTCGGGGCGAGGCCCGGCACACCTACACGCTGCGCCCGACCCGGCGCGGGGCGTACGGCTTCGGCCGCCTGCTCGTCTACGCGTCCTCGCCGCTCGGCCTGCTCGCGCGGCGGTTCGAGGCGGTGGAGGGCGGTGAGGCGGTCGTCTACCCGTCCATCCTTCAGATGAAGCGCTACGCGTTCCTGGCCGAGAGCGACCGGCTCCGGGAGGTCGGCGTGAAGCGCGTCCGGCGCCGCGGCCACACCATGGAGTTCGACCAACTCCGGCCGTACGTGGCGGGCGACGACCGGCGCTCGATCAACTGGAAGGCGACCGCCCGGCGCAGCGCCCACGAGCCGCGCCTGATGGTCAACACGTACCAGGACGAGCGCGAGCAGCCAGTCGTGGTGGCGCTCGATATGGGGCGCACCATGCGGTCCCCGTTCGAGGGCATGACGCTCCTCGACCACGCCGTCAACGCAGCGCTCGTGCTGCTCAATACGGCCCTCCTCACGTCCGACCGCGCAGGGCTGGTCGCGTTCGACAAGGAGGTGGGAGCGGTGGTCCGGCCGGACCGCAAGCGCGGCCAGCTGGCGGCGCTCCTCGACGCGCTCTACCGCCTCGACCCCGGCTATCAGGACCCGTCGTTCGAGGGCCTCTACGCGACCCTGCGCGGGCGTCTCGGCCAGCGTTCGCTGGTCCTGCTGCTCACCAACTTCGACACGGTCACCGGTCTAGAGCGGCAGCTTCCCTATCTCCGCCGGATCGCGCGGAGCCACCGCCTCGTGGTGGTGCTGTTCGAGAACACCGGCATCCGCGGCCTGCTCGCGGCGAAGGCCGAGCGACTGGAGGACGTCTACGTCAAGGCGACGGCCGAGGCGCTGGCTGTGGAGAAGCGCGAGATCGCCCGGGTGTTGGAGCGCCACGGCATCGGCTCGTTGCTCACCACGCCCGAGCACCTCACGGTCGACGCGGTCAACAAGTACCTGCAGATCAAGGCTCAGGGAACGTTCTAG
- a CDS encoding M4 family metallopeptidase, protein MPVALRRRTHVVLAALLALALTPLASAQDARTTALNHAFPSVDAATFQADADRPLFLSGDLGSVASPEAFFRDHAGVFGFDAAPDVRVVRTESDDLGLTHVRVQQTVGGVPVFGAESALHLRDGRAYAWGGDLHPGAVNVRTTPALDANTSIQAAQRALGPVEYRRASGDAPITGREAAPDWAPRAELVVLPHDGDYVLTYHVRLFVESPAPANWEVFVDATTGEVVHRFNSIHTFDPRAEADVAAWPGVPYAVPSASMMMAGPTTGTGSSLYSGTVTIPTYLSGSSYYLYDTTRGPSYIRTMTGNNGTSLPGSYITDSDNNFTATAARAGVDAHYGAVATFDYYKNTHNRSSYNGNNASITSTVHHRSGYNNAFWNGSQMVYGDGDGSQFGPLVELDIAAHELSHAVTEYTGGLIYQNESGALNEAFSDIMAIMVDRNDYRVGENSYTPGTSGDALRYLDNPPAGNQPDNYADRYTGSQDNGGVHINSGIANKQAYLMIAGGTFRGVTVGAVGRSVTEKVWYRAMANYFTSSTNFAGARAGTIQAATDLYGAGSSQVASVTNAWAAVGVGSGSTGGGGGGGGGTPEWRYETITYQSPHNYPNNYNNTQTYSKPGAQRVAMYFEQFSTENNYDFVYIKNSSGATTATYTGNKSAFWAIVDGDAISANLVTDYSVTAYGYRVTTVAYFSDQVLLAADPNPVLGYEPEAQPSDVLPAVFSKAEVAELALGVGPNPAGATTTATLSLPDAGPVSVTVIDLLGRTVATPLAGTLEAGQTPVRIDTSDLPAGVYVVVLDAAGQRLTRQVTVVR, encoded by the coding sequence ATGCCTGTTGCTCTTCGTCGCCGGACCCATGTGGTTCTGGCTGCCCTCCTCGCCCTCGCCCTGACGCCGCTCGCGAGCGCTCAGGATGCTCGCACGACCGCGCTCAACCACGCCTTCCCGTCGGTCGACGCGGCCACCTTCCAGGCCGACGCCGACCGGCCCCTGTTCCTCTCCGGCGACCTCGGCTCAGTCGCCTCGCCAGAGGCCTTCTTTCGCGACCATGCCGGGGTCTTCGGCTTCGACGCCGCACCGGACGTCCGCGTCGTGCGGACCGAGTCCGACGACCTCGGTCTGACGCACGTCCGCGTGCAGCAGACGGTCGGCGGCGTGCCGGTCTTCGGCGCCGAGAGCGCCCTCCACCTCCGCGACGGCCGCGCCTACGCCTGGGGCGGTGACCTGCACCCCGGCGCCGTGAACGTCCGCACCACGCCCGCGCTCGACGCGAACACGTCGATCCAGGCCGCGCAGCGCGCCCTCGGCCCGGTCGAGTACCGCCGCGCCTCCGGCGACGCCCCGATCACCGGCCGTGAGGCGGCCCCCGACTGGGCGCCGCGCGCCGAGCTCGTCGTGCTCCCCCACGACGGCGACTACGTGCTGACCTACCACGTCCGCCTGTTCGTGGAGTCGCCCGCTCCCGCCAACTGGGAGGTCTTCGTCGACGCCACGACCGGCGAGGTCGTCCACCGCTTCAACTCGATCCACACGTTCGACCCGCGCGCCGAGGCCGATGTGGCCGCGTGGCCCGGCGTCCCGTACGCCGTCCCCTCCGCCTCGATGATGATGGCGGGTCCGACGACGGGCACCGGCTCCAGCCTCTACAGCGGCACGGTCACGATCCCGACCTACCTCTCGGGGTCGAGCTACTACCTCTACGACACGACCCGCGGCCCGTCCTACATCCGGACGATGACCGGCAACAACGGGACGAGCCTGCCGGGGAGCTACATCACCGACAGCGACAACAACTTCACCGCCACGGCCGCCCGCGCCGGTGTCGACGCCCACTACGGTGCCGTCGCCACGTTCGACTACTACAAGAACACCCACAACCGGAGCAGCTACAACGGCAACAACGCCTCCATCACGAGCACCGTCCACCACCGGAGCGGCTACAACAACGCCTTCTGGAACGGCTCGCAGATGGTCTACGGCGACGGCGACGGCAGCCAGTTCGGCCCGCTGGTCGAGCTCGACATCGCGGCCCACGAGTTGAGCCACGCGGTCACGGAGTACACCGGCGGCCTGATCTACCAGAATGAGTCGGGCGCCCTCAACGAGGCGTTCTCCGACATCATGGCCATCATGGTGGACCGGAACGACTACCGCGTCGGCGAGAACTCGTACACGCCGGGCACCTCTGGCGACGCGCTCCGCTACCTGGACAACCCGCCGGCGGGCAACCAGCCGGACAACTACGCGGACCGCTACACCGGCAGCCAGGACAACGGCGGCGTCCACATCAACTCGGGCATCGCCAACAAGCAGGCCTACCTGATGATCGCCGGCGGCACCTTTCGCGGCGTCACCGTGGGCGCGGTCGGCCGGAGCGTGACGGAGAAGGTCTGGTACCGCGCCATGGCCAACTACTTCACGTCCTCGACCAACTTCGCCGGGGCCCGTGCGGGCACCATCCAGGCGGCGACGGACCTCTACGGCGCGGGCTCCTCGCAGGTCGCCTCGGTGACCAACGCCTGGGCTGCCGTTGGCGTGGGCTCTGGGAGCACCGGTGGCGGCGGTGGCGGTGGCGGCGGCACGCCCGAGTGGCGCTATGAGACCATCACGTACCAGTCGCCTCACAACTACCCCAACAACTACAACAACACCCAGACCTACTCGAAGCCGGGCGCTCAGCGCGTCGCGATGTACTTCGAGCAGTTCTCGACGGAGAACAACTACGACTTCGTCTACATCAAGAACAGCTCCGGCGCGACGACGGCCACCTACACCGGCAACAAGTCGGCATTCTGGGCCATCGTGGACGGCGACGCGATCTCGGCCAACCTCGTGACCGACTACTCGGTGACGGCGTACGGCTACCGCGTCACGACCGTCGCGTACTTCTCGGACCAGGTCCTGCTCGCCGCCGACCCCAACCCGGTGCTGGGCTACGAGCCGGAGGCGCAGCCGAGCGACGTGCTCCCGGCCGTCTTCTCGAAGGCCGAGGTGGCCGAGCTGGCGCTGGGCGTCGGCCCGAACCCGGCCGGTGCGACGACGACGGCGACGCTCTCGCTGCCGGACGCCGGCCCTGTCTCGGTGACGGTGATCGACCTCCTGGGCCGCACGGTCGCCACGCCGCTCGCCGGCACGCTGGAGGCCGGTCAGACGCCGGTGCGGATCGACACGTCGGACCTGCCCGCGGGCGTCTACGTGGTCGTTCTCGACGCCGCCGGCCAGCGGCTGACGCGCCAGGTCACGGTCGTTCGCTAG